CCGGGGCCCGCTGTATTTTTATATACGGACCACAAGGAGGCGCCAATGAAAACCGAACATAGAAACTCGATCAACCAAGAAAAAATATCCGCTCTCGCGGAAATGCTCGCAGACAAACTCATCGAAGAAATCCGCAAAAGAGCCTTGGAAAAACACGAAAATTTCCCAAAAGAGGCGGCATAAAACAGAATGTTGTCAGAAAAAACCGATTGCCAAGGGACGTTTTACTTACAAAATTCCGCTGGTCGGAGGTAGGAATGTCCCAAGGCGATTTTTTTCGGATCCGTAAAAGTTTTCTGATCGGTTTTACCGGTCTGATCTTGTTTTTCGTAAACTCATGCGGGTATAACACGATCCAAGTCCAAGACGAACAGGTAAAAGCCGCCTGGTCGGAAGTAATCAATATGTACCAGAGAAGAGCGGATCTTATCCCTAACCTGGTCAACACGGTCAAAGGATACGCCGCTCAAGAAAAAGAAGTGCTGATCGAGGTTACCAAGGCTAGAGCAAGCGTAGGTTCCGTCCAAGCAACACCTGAAATATTAAATAATCCTGAACTATTTGCAAAATTCAATCAGGCACAAGGACAAATGACCTCTGCACTATCCAGATTAATGGTAGTAGTGGAAAAATATCCGGATCTAAAATCGGACAAAAGTTTTATTGGACTACAAGCCCAGTTAGAAGGTACCGAAAATAGGATCGCAGTTGCGAGAAACCGTTACATCACTTCAGTCCAAGAATACAATATCACAGTCAGAACATTTCCAAACGTGATCACGGCTAAAATTTTCGGTTACGATGTAAAACCGAATTTCAGCGTAGAGAACGAAAAGGAAATTTCTAAACCTCCTCAAGTCCAATTCTAAAACTCGGATTTCAGATGAGAAGGTTGTTCTTTCTTCCAATTTTACTATTCTGTACCGGGATTTTCGCGGACCAGATCCCTATCCCCAAATTGGTACATAGAGTCACCGATCTGACTTCCACACTAAGCGAAGAAGAAGTTTCGAGTTTAGAAAATAAACTTAAAACATTCGAAAAACGTAAAGGAAGTCAGGTTGTTCTGGTAATCGTCCCAACTACCGGCGACGAAACCATAGAACAGTATTCTATCCGCCTTGCTGAGGATTGGAAAATAGGAAGAAAGGGTATAGCCGACGGGGTCATTTTCCTGGTAGCTAAAGACGATCGTAAAATGCGTTTCGAGATCGGACGAGGCTTAGAAGGAGCAATACCTGACGTAATTAGCAAAAGAATACAGTTAGAATACATTAGGCCATTATTTAAAGAAGGTAAGTATTACAAAGGGATCGATCAAGGGATCGATAAGATACTCGGGTTAATAGATGGAGAACAACTTCCGGAACCAAGCTCAACAAGTTACGAATCGTCTAGCTCGGAAGCAGAAGACGATCAATTCGGACTTTATATCGGAGCCTTGATCGTAATAGGGGTCGTAATAGGATTCTTATTCAAAAAATTGTTCAGCCTACTCCAGGCTGGACTCGCCACATATATTGGATATTGGGTGGGAGGTTTATTAGGTTTTTCCCTAGAAGTAATGCTTCCACTTTTGGTGATCTTCTTTATACTACTTTGTATCATCTATATCGCTGCAAAAAATCCCGGTTCCGGAGGCGGAGGATGGTCCGGAGGTTCCTGGAGTTCCTATGGTTCCGGCGATTCTGGTTGGAGTTCCTCTTCTTCAAGCGATTCTTTTAGCGGAGGTGGAGGAGATTTCAGCGGTGGAGGATCCTCTTCGGATTGGTAATTCTTATGAGCAAAAATCCTTCTTTAACCGAAAGACTGATACGCAATCTTTTTGCAGGATTCCTAGATCTATTTAGGATTGGGAACGGACCTCTATCAGGTTTTACTTTATTAAGAAAATATTTTAGTCCTAAAGATCTGCGAGAGATCACAGCTGCGGTTGCGGATTCCGAAAAAACTCACAGAGGGGAATTAAAAGTCGCAGTCGAAACAAAGATCCCACTTTTCCAAATATTCTCCGGAAAGACCGCGAGGGACAGAGCATTAGAGATGTTCTCTTTTTTGAAAGTGTGGGACACGGAAGAAAATACCGGAATACTGATCTATATACTTCTTTCCGAAAAGAAAATCGTAACTTTGGCGGATCGTGGTATTTACAAAAAGATAGGACAGGAAAGATTAAATCTGATCTCTTCTAAAATAGGAGAAGGTTTTAAGTCAGGGGCTCCTAAGGATGCTATCCTCACAGGTATCAAAGAGCTAACCCAAGAATTAAGCAAATATTTCCCGGCCGGTAAGAAAAACCCGAACGAGATCCCGAACGAACCTTATATAAGCTGATAGATATTAGAAACTTCTAATTTTATTTACCATGGAATAGAGACCGTTTCTACGGCTCATGGAAAGATGTTTGTCCAGACCGATCTCTTTTAGGAACTCCAAAGATGCGGACTTGATCTCTTCTTTTGTTCTTCCGGAAAAAACCCTTAAGAGTAAAGCGATCATTCCTTTTGTGATCGCTGAATCACTATCCGCCTGGATAAACAATTTACCTTCTTTTTCTTCCGGGACAACCCAAACCCTAGACTGGCAGCCTGGGACCAATCTATCTTCCGTTTTCAATTCGGGAGCTAAAACTGGAAGCTCGTCCCCTATCTCGATCAGCATTTGGTATCTTTCTTCCCAGTCAGCTGCTTCCGAGAACTCGGCGATAATTTCTTTTTGAACTTCTTCCAGAGTCGGCATTTTTTTCCCCAGGCTATTTTTTCTAGGCTAAAAACCGTGGTTTCCTCGGAAACAAAATAATTTGGATGCGAACATTCTCTTATTTTAAACGATTCTTCACATATTTGATCAGGTAGAAAATCCCCGCGGCAATCAAAGCTAAAGGAATAATATAGATCAAAGAAAGTATCAGTTTTAGCCCAATACTTGCCAGATCGATAAACGCATCCCCAAAACTAGGAACTTCTATCGCTTTCGGCTTTTTAGGACCGTACATATGAATGCTGATCTTTGCCCAATTGACACGATCCATAATTTTCCACTTTTCGAATTCAGCCGAGTCGGCAGAGTCCTCGGATTGCCCCAATAGTTCTTCGATCTCCGCTGCATTTTTTGGCGTGGATCTGTTGCCAAGTTCCGTTCTTCTTGCTATCCTGATCTTCTCTCTTTTGGCATGGATCTGTTCTAATGTATAATTTTCGGTATGATCTTCTACTTGGATATTTTCGGAAGTGAGGGTACCTATCTTCTCCAATTCCATTAAAACTTGATATAGGTCGGAAGACTTTACATGAATGACCGCAGTCATACTTGGCTCTGTATCTCCTCCCCAATTCTGAAGACTTTCACTTTGAACGAATCCATACTTGCCTGAAAGTTCCAACAGGAATTTCCGAGCTGAGATAAAATCCTTGGTTTCGAAATTTAGATCTACTTTATACTCTAGAAGTCGACCTATCTTCAGGTTTCCGATCTTAGGAGTGGCAAAGGTTTTTATCTGGTCCTCGGGTGTTTCTTCCCTTTCTCCCGCTTTGCCGGTAAGTTTTTTCTCGGCTTCTTGCATCGGTTGTTCATCTGCAGAAGGCATAGGTGCCGCCGCGGATCTAGAACGTAAGTCCGAAAGTTCTTCTGATTGTTTTTTCGAATTTTCGGCCTTGCAGACGAAAAGTAAGGATACGATTAAGATTGATGTTAAAAAGCGAAACATTCATTTCTCCTAAAAATCCTATACGTCCCGAATCGAACCTCGGACATATTTAGGGAACTTTCTATTAGAAACAAATGGATCGCTTTTTATTCCTTCGATTTTTATCGAATGTTTGGCCGAAATACTTTTAGGTTCATTTATAGGATCGGCGCAAAGATCACACCCAATTTATCAACTTCGTCTCCACTTCTTCCATGAAATCCGACAATCCCCCAACCGTTAGGCGCTGCGTATGTAGTGCAGGAAGATGTAGTGGATCCGCCTGTAAGGGATCTTGCTAAGTTGGTATGGAATTGTGCGTAAAATATACGGGTGTGACCGTTTTTTTGACCGCTACAAAGTTTTACCTGGTCTAAGTATTCCCCGGACCCGAGTGTCAAAGTTTGTAAACTTCCTCCTGTTCCGCCGTGGTTTAAAACCGTTCCATTCGTTAATTGTAAAGAAACCGCATCTACTCTGGACCCGGATCTCAGACTTAACTTGGATACACTGGGAGAAGATGGTAGAGAATTGACATCGTTGAATGCAGTTCCGTGCGGCCCACCGAATGTATCGCTAAATACAAGGTTTCGTAAAAGTGAATAATTGAACGTAGAAGAAACTGCGTAATGATCTGAAAGCATAGCTCCCGTAACAGGATGTACGAATCTTTGCTCTTCAATCAAATAAGAACTAGGAGATAAGGAAATATAGGAATTCCCACGATAGAAAATTTTATCCACAACTTCACAACTAGCGCTAGTTCGATGACCATCACAATCAGTCAAAGCATCCGCTCCTTGTGTTGGATAAGATCCCCCTCTTATCAATTGGATCCAAACGTCGGTGAATCCATGATTGATAAATTCTCTGATATTGTCTCCTGATCTGGTGTATCTTGTATTTGTATCTCCCATCACAATTACCGCATTACCTGCGGAATTAGATTCTATAAAATTCAAAATTTGTAATACATTCGATCTTCTTGCAGCTAGATCCGGTTCTTCCGTGCTTGCGTTTGTATGTAAATTATATACGTCCAAAAACACTCCCGGGGTTATCGTATGCCTTGCCAATGTAAAACCTTTAGGCGTAAGACAATCGGTTCCGTTACAAGCGTCCCAATCCACTCTTTCAAAATCTGAAAATGGAAAATATGAGAGAGTATTCAAACCGTCACCTATCCCCATTCCTCCGCTTGTGGCGGATCTATAAGGATGCACATCGTTTGCATAGAGACTTGCGTGATAATTAAAATCTTCCTGGACTTGGACCAGATCGAATGGTGTCATCAAAGGTCCTATATAAGGAGTATTCTCACTCGGATTCGAACTGGAAAAAGGTTCCAATAATCCAGCCACATTATAAGCGAGCAGAGAGAATGTTCCGGTTCCATTCACAGTATTAATCACTGTAAGGTCCGAATAGTTTGCGCCAATTTTCGTTTGGTCCGGTTTCTGGATCAATCCCAGTAAACTTTCCGTGTTTATGACCTTTTCCCCGTTACAATTGAATAGGAACCATAAGATCCCTAACAAGAGGGGAATCCTCTTTTTGCCTTGTTCGATTTTCATTTCGATTCTCCGTTTTTTGATATCGAACGGGTAGTATAAATATAAGTATTATATTTTAATTAGAACTATCTTATATGGTCATTTTTTTTATTAGCGAACTCTTTTACCGGTTCCCGATTCCAAAATCCGAAACCATTCCTCTCTTTCTAACTGAACTTGAAATGTTTTAGCCGCTGATCTAATACGATCTATTTCATTGGTCCCTAAAATAGGGACCAATTGTGCAGGATGAAAGAGATACCAAGAAAATAATACCGCATCCATAGTTGTTCCCTTTTCCTTTGCCAGTTCTTCCAATGTTTTATATAAAACAATTTCCTGTTCCGTTTTAGGTTGGAAAACCCGACCGCCGGCAGTCGGAGACCAGATCATCGGTTTAATTCTTAACTCTTGGGCCTGATCAAATACTCCATTCACCAAAGGATCAGAATAAAATGGATGGAATTCCACTTGGTTCGTAACTAAAGGAAAATTCAATCTGGATTGTAA
The window above is part of the Leptospira licerasiae serovar Varillal str. VAR 010 genome. Proteins encoded here:
- a CDS encoding LemA family protein translates to MSQGDFFRIRKSFLIGFTGLILFFVNSCGYNTIQVQDEQVKAAWSEVINMYQRRADLIPNLVNTVKGYAAQEKEVLIEVTKARASVGSVQATPEILNNPELFAKFNQAQGQMTSALSRLMVVVEKYPDLKSDKSFIGLQAQLEGTENRIAVARNRYITSVQEYNITVRTFPNVITAKIFGYDVKPNFSVENEKEISKPPQVQF
- a CDS encoding TPM domain-containing protein; the protein is MRRLFFLPILLFCTGIFADQIPIPKLVHRVTDLTSTLSEEEVSSLENKLKTFEKRKGSQVVLVIVPTTGDETIEQYSIRLAEDWKIGRKGIADGVIFLVAKDDRKMRFEIGRGLEGAIPDVISKRIQLEYIRPLFKEGKYYKGIDQGIDKILGLIDGEQLPEPSSTSYESSSSEAEDDQFGLYIGALIVIGVVIGFLFKKLFSLLQAGLATYIGYWVGGLLGFSLEVMLPLLVIFFILLCIIYIAAKNPGSGGGGWSGGSWSSYGSGDSGWSSSSSSDSFSGGGGDFSGGGSSSDW
- a CDS encoding TPM domain-containing protein; translated protein: MSKNPSLTERLIRNLFAGFLDLFRIGNGPLSGFTLLRKYFSPKDLREITAAVADSEKTHRGELKVAVETKIPLFQIFSGKTARDRALEMFSFLKVWDTEENTGILIYILLSEKKIVTLADRGIYKKIGQERLNLISSKIGEGFKSGAPKDAILTGIKELTQELSKYFPAGKKNPNEIPNEPYIS
- a CDS encoding SufE family protein, with translation MPTLEEVQKEIIAEFSEAADWEERYQMLIEIGDELPVLAPELKTEDRLVPGCQSRVWVVPEEKEGKLFIQADSDSAITKGMIALLLRVFSGRTKEEIKSASLEFLKEIGLDKHLSMSRRNGLYSMVNKIRSF
- a CDS encoding DUF4349 domain-containing protein, which produces MFRFLTSILIVSLLFVCKAENSKKQSEELSDLRSRSAAAPMPSADEQPMQEAEKKLTGKAGEREETPEDQIKTFATPKIGNLKIGRLLEYKVDLNFETKDFISARKFLLELSGKYGFVQSESLQNWGGDTEPSMTAVIHVKSSDLYQVLMELEKIGTLTSENIQVEDHTENYTLEQIHAKREKIRIARRTELGNRSTPKNAAEIEELLGQSEDSADSAEFEKWKIMDRVNWAKISIHMYGPKKPKAIEVPSFGDAFIDLASIGLKLILSLIYIIPLALIAAGIFYLIKYVKNRLK
- a CDS encoding jacalin-like lectin, whose amino-acid sequence is MKIEQGKKRIPLLLGILWFLFNCNGEKVINTESLLGLIQKPDQTKIGANYSDLTVINTVNGTGTFSLLAYNVAGLLEPFSSSNPSENTPYIGPLMTPFDLVQVQEDFNYHASLYANDVHPYRSATSGGMGIGDGLNTLSYFPFSDFERVDWDACNGTDCLTPKGFTLARHTITPGVFLDVYNLHTNASTEEPDLAARRSNVLQILNFIESNSAGNAVIVMGDTNTRYTRSGDNIREFINHGFTDVWIQLIRGGSYPTQGADALTDCDGHRTSASCEVVDKIFYRGNSYISLSPSSYLIEEQRFVHPVTGAMLSDHYAVSSTFNYSLLRNLVFSDTFGGPHGTAFNDVNSLPSSPSVSKLSLRSGSRVDAVSLQLTNGTVLNHGGTGGSLQTLTLGSGEYLDQVKLCSGQKNGHTRIFYAQFHTNLARSLTGGSTTSSCTTYAAPNGWGIVGFHGRSGDEVDKLGVIFAPIL